A genomic region of Raphanus sativus cultivar WK10039 chromosome 6, ASM80110v3, whole genome shotgun sequence contains the following coding sequences:
- the LOC108813636 gene encoding proliferating cell nuclear antigen 2, with protein sequence MLELRLVQGSLLKKVLESVKDLVNDANFDCSSTGFSLQAMDSSHVALVSLLLRSEGFEHYRCDRNLSMGMNLGNMSKMLKCAGNDDIITIKADDGSDTVTFMFESPTQDKIADFEMKLMDIDSEHLGIPDAEYHSIVRMPSGEFSRICKDLSSIGDTVVISVTKEGVKFSTAGDIGTANIVLRQNTTVDKPEDAIVIEMNEPVSLSFALRYMNSFTKATPLSETVTISLSSELPVVVEYKVAEMGYIRYYLAPKIEEEEDTNA encoded by the exons ATGTTGGAGCTTCGTCTAGTCCAAGGCTCTCTGCTGAAGAAGGTTCTAGAATCAGTCAAGGATCTGGTGAACGATGCCAACTTCGACTGCTCCAGCACCGGGTTCTCCCTCCAGGCCATGGACTCCAGCCACGTGGCGCTGGTGTCTCTTCTCCTGAGATCCGAAGGTTTCGAGCACTACAGGTGCGACAGGAACCTCTCCATGGGAATGAATCTCGGAAACATGTCCAAGATGCTCAAATGCGCCGGAAATGATGACATCATCACCATCAAAGCCGATGACGGAAGCGACACCGTCACCTTCATGTTCGAGAGCCCTA CACAAGACAAGATTGCAGATTTTGAGATGAAGCTGATGGATATCGACAGTGAGCATTTAGGAATCCCTGACGCTGAGTACCACTCTATTGTGAGGATGCCTTCTGGTGAATTTTCCAGGATTTGCAAAGATCTCAGTAGCATTGGTGACACAG TTGTCATCTCTGTGACGAAAGAAGGTGTGAAGTTTTCAACAGCTGGTGATATCGGGACAGCTAACATTGTACTCAGGCAGAACACAACTGTCGACAAA CCTGAAGACGCAATTGTGATAGAAATGAACGAGCCTGTGTCGCTTTCATTCGCTTTGAGGTACATGAACTCCTTCACAAAGGCGACTCCTTTGTCTGAAACCGTGACAATCAGTTTGTCCTCGGAATTACCAGTCGTGGTGGAGTATAAAGTGGCTGAGATGGGTTACATTCGGTACTATTTGGCTCCCaagattgaagaagaagaagacactaATGCCTAA